In Tribolium castaneum strain GA2 chromosome 4, icTriCast1.1, whole genome shotgun sequence, one DNA window encodes the following:
- the Trmt61 gene encoding tRNA (adenine(58)-N(1))-methyltransferase catalytic subunit TRMT61A, which produces MSFDDYKAVIDEGDTVILYLTISQIYSIRAEAKTLSKKGVEVENVFQTPYGALKCADLIGKPYGSKITLSKGWGYVMQPTPELWTQTLPHRTQIIYTPDISMIILQLEIAPGSIVVESGTGSGSLSHALIRAVKPTGHLYTFDFHKNRVELVREEFAQHGLSDYVTVSQRDVCSSGFGDELENKADSVFLDLPHPWQAIPHTLNVIKETGGRICSFSPCIEQVQKSCEVLSKLGFQEIQTMEVLQTSYSVQTRKLPVLDLDFLKSEKDGTETKGKEREVVKCVTAVPPASMPGHTGYLTFASLPPVWARSLQISLNQAQEDNSPDL; this is translated from the coding sequence ATGAGTTTCGACGATTATAAAGCAGTGATAGACGAGGGCGATACAGTAATTCTTTATTTGACGATAAGCCAGATCTACAGTATTCGTGCCGAAGCTAAAACTTTAAGTAAAAAAGGAGTAGAAGTAGAGAATGTGTTCCAGACGCCTTATGGGGCTCTCAAGTGTGCTGATTTGATAGGGAAGCCCTACGGTTCAAAGATCACTCTGAGTAAAGGTTGGGGCTACGTGATGCAGCCCACCCCCGAATTGTGGACCCAAACCCTGCCCCATCGAACCCAAATAATCTACACGCCTGATATCAGCATGATTATCCTTCAGCTGGAAATTGCTCCTGGTAGTATCGTTGTGGAGAGTGGTACCGGGAGTGGCTCCCTGTCCCATGCCCTAATCCGAGCTGTGAAACCAACCGGACACTTGTACACTTTtgatttccataaaaacaGAGTAGAACTAGTCCGAGAAGAATTCGCCCAGCATGGCTTAAGTGACTATGTCACCGTCAGTCAACGGGACGTTTGCTCCAGTGGATTTGGGGATGAGTTAGAGAATAAAGCGGATTCAGTGTTTCTAGATTTGCCACATCCTTGGCAAGCAATACCACACACTTTGAACGTAATCAAAGAAACAGGGGGGCGCATTTGCTCATTTTCGCCGTGTATTGAACAAGTACAAAAGAGTTGTGaggttttgtcaaaattaggGTTTCAAGAAATACAGACAATGGAAGTTTTGCAAACTTCCTACTCTGTGCAGACAAGGAAATTGCCGGTGCTTGATTTGGATTTCCTTAAAAGTGAAAAGGATGGAACGGAGACAAAGGGTAAAGAGAGGGAAGTTGTGAAGTGTGTTACGGCTGTTCCACCTGCAAGTATGCCGGGACATACGGGCTATCTAACGTTCGCCTCGTTGCCCCCCGTCTGGGCAAGGAGTCTCCAAATCAGCCTAAATCAGGCCCAAGAAGACAATTCCCCCGATTTATAA
- the CCAP gene encoding similar to crustacean cardioactive peptide isoform X2 produces the protein MTTAKLFVICIFAALAIETHSRFLPKSISKNLGATERVLEPKKRPFCNAFTGCGRKRSNLPALPEQSEVVDENLGSLLELSAEPAVEDLSRQIMSEAKLWEAIQEANMELHRRRQESAESSEEDAAVPARSATASCALPPCYI, from the exons ATGACCACGGCCAAACTCTTCGTAATCTGCATCTTCGCCGCCCTCGCCATCGAAACCCACAGTCGCTTCCTTCCCAAAAGCATAAGCAAGAACCTGGGCGCCACCGAAAGGGTCCTGGAGCCCAAAAAGCGGCCCTTTTGCAACGCTTTCACAG GATGTGGGCGCAAACGCTCGAACCTGCCGGCGCTGCCGGAGCAGTCCGAGGTCGTGGACGAGAACCTGGGGAGCCTTTTAGAGCTGAGTGCAGAGCCAGCAGTCGAGGATTTGTCGAGGCAGATCATGTCGGAAGCGAAGCTGTGGGAGGCGATCCAGGAAGCTAATATGGAACTGCATCGACGCCGGCAGGAGTCGGCGGAAAGCTCGGAAGAGGACGCTGCTGTCCCTGCCCGGAGTGCTACCGCTTCCTGCGCCCTCCCGCCCTGCTACATTTAA
- the CCAP gene encoding similar to crustacean cardioactive peptide isoform X1 — translation MKKGLNQKSHFLLTIAYVYNPVNTKAENMTTAKLFVICIFAALAIETHSRFLPKSISKNLGATERVLEPKKRPFCNAFTGCGRKRSNLPALPEQSEVVDENLGSLLELSAEPAVEDLSRQIMSEAKLWEAIQEANMELHRRRQESAESSEEDAAVPARSATASCALPPCYI, via the exons ATGAAAAAGGGGCTTAATCAGAAGTCTCATTTTCTACTAACTATTGCGTATGTATATAATCCCGTGAATACAAAAGCTG AGAACATGACCACGGCCAAACTCTTCGTAATCTGCATCTTCGCCGCCCTCGCCATCGAAACCCACAGTCGCTTCCTTCCCAAAAGCATAAGCAAGAACCTGGGCGCCACCGAAAGGGTCCTGGAGCCCAAAAAGCGGCCCTTTTGCAACGCTTTCACAG GATGTGGGCGCAAACGCTCGAACCTGCCGGCGCTGCCGGAGCAGTCCGAGGTCGTGGACGAGAACCTGGGGAGCCTTTTAGAGCTGAGTGCAGAGCCAGCAGTCGAGGATTTGTCGAGGCAGATCATGTCGGAAGCGAAGCTGTGGGAGGCGATCCAGGAAGCTAATATGGAACTGCATCGACGCCGGCAGGAGTCGGCGGAAAGCTCGGAAGAGGACGCTGCTGTCCCTGCCCGGAGTGCTACCGCTTCCTGCGCCCTCCCGCCCTGCTACATTTAA
- the CCAP gene encoding similar to crustacean cardioactive peptide precursor produces MKNMTTAKLFVICIFAALAIETHSRFLPKSISKNLGATERVLEPKKRPFCNAFTGCGRKRSNLPALPEQSEVVDENLGSLLELSAEPAVEDLSRQIMSEAKLWEAIQEANMELHRRRQESAESSEEDAAVPARSATASCALPPCYI; encoded by the exons ATGa AGAACATGACCACGGCCAAACTCTTCGTAATCTGCATCTTCGCCGCCCTCGCCATCGAAACCCACAGTCGCTTCCTTCCCAAAAGCATAAGCAAGAACCTGGGCGCCACCGAAAGGGTCCTGGAGCCCAAAAAGCGGCCCTTTTGCAACGCTTTCACAG GATGTGGGCGCAAACGCTCGAACCTGCCGGCGCTGCCGGAGCAGTCCGAGGTCGTGGACGAGAACCTGGGGAGCCTTTTAGAGCTGAGTGCAGAGCCAGCAGTCGAGGATTTGTCGAGGCAGATCATGTCGGAAGCGAAGCTGTGGGAGGCGATCCAGGAAGCTAATATGGAACTGCATCGACGCCGGCAGGAGTCGGCGGAAAGCTCGGAAGAGGACGCTGCTGTCCCTGCCCGGAGTGCTACCGCTTCCTGCGCCCTCCCGCCCTGCTACATTTAA
- the LOC664323 gene encoding homeobox protein unplugged yields the protein MLHHYNYSTSLSHFLSYHHLDEQSENEHQSGALCEEQEDPRCRSNSSATNNKSFTIAAILGLKNDSNQDDSAADLSVVNLSVHHPQGSNCNRLQLPVRHSSSAVSVTGHYSVGHGCPQRQAVRGLKHLSSAVIQSKKSCKSKRVRTIFTPEQLERLEAEFERQQYMVGPERLYLAHTLQLTEAQVKVWFQNRRIKWRKHHLELTHQRLAVLKQQQLLLDEAPDVQDTNSSSTDT from the exons ATGCTCCACCATTACAACTACTCGACCTCCCTGTCCCATTTCCTGAGCTACCACCACCTGGACGAGCAGAGCGAGAACGAGCACCAGTCGGGCGCCCTCTGCGAGGAGCAGGAGGACCCCCGCTGCAGGAGCAACTCCTCCGCCACCAACAACAAGTCCTTCACCATCGCGGCGATTTTGGGGCTGAAGAACGACTCGAATCAGGACGATTCGGCGGCAGATTTGAGCGTTGTTAATTTGAGCGTCCACCACCCGCAGGGGTCGAATTGCAACCGGTTGCAGCTTCCGGTACGCCACAGTTCTTCGGCAGTAAGCGTGACGGGGCATTACTCGGTCGGGCATGGGTGCCCCCAAAGACAGGCAG tGCGAGGATTGAAACATCTCTCGTCGGCGGTGATACAGAGTAAAAAGAGTTGTAAAAGTAAACGAGTTCGAACGATTTTCACCCCGGAGCAGCTGGAGCGGCTCGAGGCGGAGTTCGAGAGACAGCAGTACATGGTGGGGCCGGAACGGCTCTATTTGGCCCACACGCTGCAGCTGACTGAGGCCCAA gtcAAGGTTTGGTTCCAGAACAGGAGGATCAAGTGGCGGAAGCACCACTTGGAGCTGACGCACCAGCGGCTTGCGGTTTTGAAGCAACAGCAGCTTCTTCTCGACGAAGCGCCCGACGTTCAAGACACGAACAGCTCGAGCACCGACACGTGA